TGAATTGAGCATCGCGTACTGAGGTCCTGCCAGAATAGACTTGACATGGTAACACTCATGTCCTAGAATGGCCCTCCGAAAGGTAGAAGGAGGGCGCACTCTCATGGCCAAGATCATTGGAATCGACCTCGGCACCACGAACTCGGTGGTCGCCGTGATGGAAGGCGGCGATCCCGCCGTCATCGCCAACGCCGAAGGAAACCGAACGACCCCGTCCATCGTCTCGTTCTCGAAGACCGGCGAGCGGCTCGTCGGCCAGGTCGCCAAGCGCCAGGCCGTCACGAATCCCGCCAATACGATCTTCTCGATCAAGCGCTTCATGGGCCGGAAATTCTCCGAAGTCAGCGAAGAGATGAAGATGGTCCCCTACAAGGTCGAGAAGGCCGACAACGGGGACGTGCGGATCGACGCGGGCGGTAAGAAGTATTCGCCTCCCGAGATCTCCGCCATGATCCTGCAGAAGCTGAAGGAAGCGGCGGAGGCGCACCTCGGCGAGAAGGTCACTCGCGCCGTGATCACGGTGCCGGCGTATTTCAACGACTCGCAGCGGCAGGCGACGAAGGACGCGGGACAGATCGCGGGCCTGACCGTCGAGCGCCTCGTCAACGAGCCCACGGCGGCCGCGCTGGCCTACGGGCTCGACAAGAAGAAGGACGAGACGATCGCCGTTTACGACTTCGGCGGCGGAACGTTCGACATCTCGATCCTCGAGGTGGGCGAAGGCGTCGTCGAGGTCAAGTCGACCAACGGCGACACGCACCTCGGCGGCGATAACATCGATCAGAAGATCATCGACTGGATCCTCCAGGAGTTCAAGAAGGACCAGGGAATCGACCTCTCCCAGGACCCGATGGCGATGCAGCGGCTGAAAGAAGCGGCCGAGAAGGCGAAGATCGAGCTCTCGTCCACGATGGAGACGGACCTGAACCTGCCGTTCATCACGGCGGACGCGACCGGGCCGAAGCACCTGCAGATGCGCCTTTCCCGCTCGAAACTGGAGCAGCTCGTCGAGGAGCTCGTCCAGCGGAGCGTCGGTCCGTGCCGGCAGGCGCTCAAGGACGCGGGGCTCGAGCCGAAGGACATCGACGAAGTGGTCCTCGTCGGCGGGCAGACGCGCATGCCGCGCATCCAGCAGCTCGTCAAGGAGCTCTTCGGGAAGGAGCCGCACAAGGGCGTCAATCCGGACGAGGTCGTCGCCGTCGGCGCGGCGATCCAGGGAGGCGTGCTCGCGGGCGACGTGAAGGACGTGCTGCTCCTCGACGTGACGCCGCTCTCGCTCGGCATCGAGACGCTCGGCGGGGTGAGCACGAAACTCATCGAGCGCAACACGACGATCCCCACGCGCAAGAGCGAGACGTTCTCCACCGCGTCGGACAACCAGACGTCGGTCGAGATCAAGGTCCTCCAGGGAGAGCGGGAGATGGCCCGGGACAACAAGCTCCTCGGGGTCTTCCACCTGATCGGCATTCCGTCGGCGCCGCGCGGCGTTCCGCAGATCGAGGTGACCTTCGACATCGATGCGAACGGGATCCTGAACGTCTCCGCCAAGGACCTCGGGACGGGCAAGGAACAGAAGATCACGATCACGGCCTCTTCCGGCCTCGCCAAGGACGACATCGACAAGATGGTCAAGGACGCGCAATCGCACGCCGACGAGGACAAGCGCCGGCGCGAGGAGATCGAAACCCGGAACCACCTCGACTCGCTCGTGTACTCGACCGAGAAGACCCTCTCCGAGAACCGCGGGAAGCTCTCCGACG
This region of Thermoanaerobaculia bacterium genomic DNA includes:
- the dnaK gene encoding molecular chaperone DnaK produces the protein MAKIIGIDLGTTNSVVAVMEGGDPAVIANAEGNRTTPSIVSFSKTGERLVGQVAKRQAVTNPANTIFSIKRFMGRKFSEVSEEMKMVPYKVEKADNGDVRIDAGGKKYSPPEISAMILQKLKEAAEAHLGEKVTRAVITVPAYFNDSQRQATKDAGQIAGLTVERLVNEPTAAALAYGLDKKKDETIAVYDFGGGTFDISILEVGEGVVEVKSTNGDTHLGGDNIDQKIIDWILQEFKKDQGIDLSQDPMAMQRLKEAAEKAKIELSSTMETDLNLPFITADATGPKHLQMRLSRSKLEQLVEELVQRSVGPCRQALKDAGLEPKDIDEVVLVGGQTRMPRIQQLVKELFGKEPHKGVNPDEVVAVGAAIQGGVLAGDVKDVLLLDVTPLSLGIETLGGVSTKLIERNTTIPTRKSETFSTASDNQTSVEIKVLQGEREMARDNKLLGVFHLIGIPSAPRGVPQIEVTFDIDANGILNVSAKDLGTGKEQKITITASSGLAKDDIDKMVKDAQSHADEDKRRREEIETRNHLDSLVYSTEKTLSENRGKLSDDDAKNLDDEIAAARAALESGDADRMKQARGNLEKASHKLAEAMYKSASQAQTPPSGSPGGGGEERPRPQASDEDQVIDAEYVDSEGGKR